A window of Rufibacter sp. LB8 contains these coding sequences:
- a CDS encoding TlpA disulfide reductase family protein, translating into MNVSFLLTLFFLCFGLTGQAPSGKNARKPAANPETEYLRRQMILEKAPYFTAVDLNGRIVTLASLKGKTVVLDFWATWCGPCLESLPGMQHAANKYKNDPSVVFLFVNSWEHGDDKKKKISAFLAKNKYTFNVLMDTQNKVIEAFQVSGIPTKFILDGNGNIRFKLEGYGGGDALNVTKSLSKKIELVKSEALAAKE; encoded by the coding sequence ATGAACGTGTCTTTCCTGCTGACTCTCTTCTTCTTGTGCTTCGGTTTGACGGGGCAAGCTCCTTCCGGGAAAAACGCCAGGAAGCCTGCCGCAAATCCCGAGACGGAGTACCTGCGGCGGCAGATGATTCTGGAGAAAGCACCTTATTTCACGGCGGTGGACCTCAACGGCAGGATTGTGACACTTGCTTCGTTGAAAGGCAAAACGGTGGTGCTGGATTTTTGGGCTACCTGGTGCGGGCCGTGTTTGGAGTCTTTGCCGGGCATGCAGCACGCGGCCAACAAATACAAGAATGACCCCAGCGTGGTGTTCCTGTTTGTGAATTCCTGGGAGCACGGCGATGACAAGAAGAAGAAAATTTCGGCATTTCTGGCCAAGAACAAATACACGTTCAACGTCTTGATGGACACGCAAAACAAAGTGATTGAGGCGTTCCAGGTATCGGGCATTCCCACCAAATTCATCCTGGACGGCAACGGCAACATACGGTTCAAACTGGAAGGCTACGGCGGCGGCGATGCGCTCAACGTGACCAAAAGCCTGAGCAAGAAGATTGAACTGGTGAAGTCTGAAGCTCTTGCGGCCAAGGAATAA
- a CDS encoding deoxyguanosinetriphosphate triphosphohydrolase, with the protein MPKMKWERLLSKKRFDAQTQVHATDESVRGEFQRDYDRLVFSTPFRRLQNKTQVMPMPESDFVHNRLTHSLETSCVGRSLGRRVGKTLLERHPKIVQAHPGIQEADFGDVVAAACLAHDIGNPPFGHSGEDAISSFFRSKDAQPFVENLTSSQILDLQNFEGNAAGFRILTHTYPGQSTGTCGMRLTYSTLATFTKYPRPSDQVIKGTRRASEKKYGFFQPEEAHFTKIADELGLLPCQGQRAYHRHPLAFLVEAADDICYRIIDFEDGCRLGLIPFEEARELLRPLLNEKPGKTHSTTFHDWREQLGVWRAVIINNLIYECAEIFLEHEAAILAGEFDQSLINLVQNKAALDQIKKVSIDRIYRNRPVLEIEAAGFEVLGGLLDTFLTAAFNEKESRHRKYLDLVPDQFLGPNRHLSEDNYERILNITDFISGLTDSSAISLFRKIKGIELPKMY; encoded by the coding sequence ATGCCGAAGATGAAATGGGAGCGCCTCCTTTCCAAAAAGCGCTTTGACGCCCAAACCCAGGTACACGCCACTGATGAATCTGTGCGCGGTGAGTTCCAGCGCGACTATGACCGCCTGGTTTTCTCCACCCCGTTCCGGCGGCTGCAGAACAAAACCCAGGTCATGCCCATGCCCGAGAGCGACTTTGTACACAACCGCTTAACGCATAGCCTTGAAACTTCCTGCGTGGGCCGGTCTCTGGGCCGAAGAGTGGGCAAAACCTTACTGGAACGTCACCCAAAGATTGTACAGGCGCACCCCGGCATTCAGGAAGCAGATTTTGGAGATGTGGTGGCCGCCGCCTGCCTGGCGCATGACATTGGCAACCCGCCGTTCGGGCATTCTGGCGAAGACGCTATTTCCTCTTTCTTCCGAAGCAAAGACGCCCAGCCGTTCGTGGAAAATTTGACTTCGTCACAGATTTTAGATTTACAGAATTTTGAGGGCAACGCTGCCGGGTTCCGGATTCTCACGCACACGTATCCCGGCCAAAGCACCGGCACCTGTGGCATGCGCCTCACCTACAGCACGCTGGCCACGTTCACCAAATACCCAAGGCCGTCTGACCAGGTCATCAAAGGCACCCGCCGCGCCTCTGAGAAAAAGTACGGGTTCTTTCAGCCCGAAGAAGCACATTTCACCAAGATTGCCGACGAACTTGGTCTTTTGCCTTGCCAGGGCCAGCGCGCCTATCACCGTCACCCGCTGGCGTTTCTGGTAGAAGCCGCCGATGATATCTGTTACCGCATCATTGACTTTGAAGACGGCTGCCGCCTGGGCTTGATCCCGTTTGAGGAAGCGCGCGAACTGCTCAGGCCGCTGCTGAACGAGAAGCCCGGCAAAACCCACAGCACCACGTTCCATGACTGGCGCGAGCAACTGGGCGTCTGGCGCGCCGTGATCATCAATAACCTTATCTATGAATGCGCTGAGATTTTCCTGGAGCACGAGGCTGCTATTCTGGCCGGGGAATTTGACCAGTCGTTGATCAACCTGGTGCAGAACAAAGCCGCGCTGGACCAAATCAAGAAAGTGTCCATTGACCGCATCTACCGCAACCGGCCCGTGCTGGAGATTGAAGCCGCGGGCTTTGAGGTGCTGGGCGGCCTGTTAGACACGTTCCTCACGGCCGCTTTCAACGAAAAGGAAAGCCGCCACCGCAAATACCTGGACCTGGTCCCCGACCAATTCCTGGGCCCCAACCGCCACCTTTCAGAAGATAACTACGAAAGAATCCTGAACATCACAGACTTCATCTCCGGCCTTACAGACAGCTCCGCCATCAGCCTTTTCCGGAAAATCAAAGGAATTGAACTGCCTAAAATGTATTGA